The following are encoded together in the Notolabrus celidotus isolate fNotCel1 chromosome 9, fNotCel1.pri, whole genome shotgun sequence genome:
- the homer1b gene encoding homer protein homolog 1b isoform X2 — MSATTMGEQPIYSTRAHVFQIDPNTKKNWLPTSKHAVTVSYFYDSTRNVYRIISLDGTKAIINSTISPNMTFTKTSQKFGQWADSRANTVYGLGFSTEHHLAKFAEKFAEYKEAARLAKEKSQEKMEMATSPSQESPGGELSSPLTPVTPPMESINGTDDICDTTPNSDTSPGPAQNALAFAHSPAMTKHWEAELEALKGNNAKLTAALLESTANVKQWKQQLAAYQEEAERLHKRVTELECQSNQTPVIKSQKTELNQTIEELENTLRDKEEEMEKLKEELENMNDLMEQKDTLTQKLEETELRGRVLEEQLAGAEQRLEENQEEQENFRKSLRTLLEMLDGKIFELTELRDTLARLIEEAS, encoded by the exons AGAGCAGCCCATCTACAGCACCCGGGCCCATGTCTTCCAGATCGACCCCAACACCAAGAAGAATTGGCTGCCAACCAGCAAGCATGCCGTCACGGTCTCCTACTTCTATGACAGTACACGCAACGTGTACCGCATCATCAGCCTGGACGGCACCAAG GCAATAATCAACAGCACCATCAGTCCAAACATGACGTTCACAAAGACCTCACAAAAGTTTGGCCAGTGGGCGGACAGTCGAGCCAATACTGTGTATGGCCTGGGATTCTCCACTGAGCATCATCTTGCCAAG TTTGCAGAAAAGTTTGCAGAGTATAAGGAGGCAGCACGGCTTGCTAAAGAGAAGAGTCAAGAAAAGATGGAGATGGCCACGTCACCATCTCAG GAGTCTCCAGGCGGTGAGCTTTCATCACCTTTGACCCCTGTGACTCCGCCCATGGAAAGCATCAATGGTACAGATGATATCTGTGACACAACTCCAAACTCAGACACCTCTCCAGGTCCAGCGCAGAATGCGCTGGCATTCGCACACAG CCCCGCCATGACAAAACACTGGGAGGCCGAGCTGGAGGCACTAAAGGGGAACAATGCCAAGCTAACAGCAGCTCTGCTGGAGTCCACAGCCAACGTTAAACAGTGGAAACAGCAACTGGCTGCCTACCAGGAGGAGGCCGAGAGACTACACAAACGG GTGACTGAGCTGGAGTGCCAGAGCAACCAAACTCCTGTGATCAAATCCCAGAAgactgaactcaaccaaaccaTAGAGGAACTGGAGAATACACTAAGAGATAAAGAAGAG GAAATGGAAAAGTTAAAAGAAGAACTGGAAAACATGAACGACCTGATGGAGCAGAAAGACACCCTCACCCAGAAACTTGAG GAGACAGAGCTACGTGGTCGGGTGCTGGAGGAGCAGCTGGCAGGGGCAGAACAGCGGCTAGAAGAGaaccaggaggagcaggagaatTTTAGGAAGAGCCTGCGGACGCTGCTGGAGATGCTGGACGGCAAAATCTTTGAGCTGACGGAGCTCAGAGACACCTTGGCGCGGCTCATAGAGGAGGCCAGTTAG
- the homer1b gene encoding homer protein homolog 1b isoform X1, with protein sequence MEDGELVIRLSGRSDSPLGNRRFNAGADFGETLVLRHKEVHNFFFVPFREQPIYSTRAHVFQIDPNTKKNWLPTSKHAVTVSYFYDSTRNVYRIISLDGTKAIINSTISPNMTFTKTSQKFGQWADSRANTVYGLGFSTEHHLAKFAEKFAEYKEAARLAKEKSQEKMEMATSPSQESPGGELSSPLTPVTPPMESINGTDDICDTTPNSDTSPGPAQNALAFAHSPAMTKHWEAELEALKGNNAKLTAALLESTANVKQWKQQLAAYQEEAERLHKRVTELECQSNQTPVIKSQKTELNQTIEELENTLRDKEEEMEKLKEELENMNDLMEQKDTLTQKLEETELRGRVLEEQLAGAEQRLEENQEEQENFRKSLRTLLEMLDGKIFELTELRDTLARLIEEAS encoded by the exons ATGGAGGATGGCGAGTTGGTGATTCGGTTGTCAGGGCGATCTGACTCCCCTCTTGGGAACAGGCGGTTCAATGCTGGTGCTGATTTTGGCGAGACTTTGGTGTTGCGGCACAAAGAAGTTCACAACTTCTTCTTCGTCCCCTTTAGAGAGCAGCCCATCTACAGCACCCGGGCCCATGTCTTCCAGATCGACCCCAACACCAAGAAGAATTGGCTGCCAACCAGCAAGCATGCCGTCACGGTCTCCTACTTCTATGACAGTACACGCAACGTGTACCGCATCATCAGCCTGGACGGCACCAAG GCAATAATCAACAGCACCATCAGTCCAAACATGACGTTCACAAAGACCTCACAAAAGTTTGGCCAGTGGGCGGACAGTCGAGCCAATACTGTGTATGGCCTGGGATTCTCCACTGAGCATCATCTTGCCAAG TTTGCAGAAAAGTTTGCAGAGTATAAGGAGGCAGCACGGCTTGCTAAAGAGAAGAGTCAAGAAAAGATGGAGATGGCCACGTCACCATCTCAG GAGTCTCCAGGCGGTGAGCTTTCATCACCTTTGACCCCTGTGACTCCGCCCATGGAAAGCATCAATGGTACAGATGATATCTGTGACACAACTCCAAACTCAGACACCTCTCCAGGTCCAGCGCAGAATGCGCTGGCATTCGCACACAG CCCCGCCATGACAAAACACTGGGAGGCCGAGCTGGAGGCACTAAAGGGGAACAATGCCAAGCTAACAGCAGCTCTGCTGGAGTCCACAGCCAACGTTAAACAGTGGAAACAGCAACTGGCTGCCTACCAGGAGGAGGCCGAGAGACTACACAAACGG GTGACTGAGCTGGAGTGCCAGAGCAACCAAACTCCTGTGATCAAATCCCAGAAgactgaactcaaccaaaccaTAGAGGAACTGGAGAATACACTAAGAGATAAAGAAGAG GAAATGGAAAAGTTAAAAGAAGAACTGGAAAACATGAACGACCTGATGGAGCAGAAAGACACCCTCACCCAGAAACTTGAG GAGACAGAGCTACGTGGTCGGGTGCTGGAGGAGCAGCTGGCAGGGGCAGAACAGCGGCTAGAAGAGaaccaggaggagcaggagaatTTTAGGAAGAGCCTGCGGACGCTGCTGGAGATGCTGGACGGCAAAATCTTTGAGCTGACGGAGCTCAGAGACACCTTGGCGCGGCTCATAGAGGAGGCCAGTTAG